CAGCCGCTGGCGCAGCACCGGGGGTGGGTCGACCAGTGGCAGGTCCCGACCGGCCGCGACGACCATGCGCACGAACTGGACCTCGGCCCGGAAGACGGGGTCCGAGACCGCCCTCTCTGCGGCGCGGTCCGCGTCCTCGGGTGCGAGCCGCCCCTCGACCCAGTCGGCCGCCAGGCGCAGGGCCGGACGCGGGGAGGGTCTGTTCACGACGCCTCCTCCATCGTCTGGCGCAGCGTGGCCAGGCACCGCCCGCGCAACGGGCCGATGCCGCCCACGGACCGGCCGAGCGTGCGGGCGATCTGGGTGTACGTCGGCTGCCGGGCGTCGAAGTACAGGGCTCGGATCAGCTCCCGGCACGGACTGCCGAGCTGCTCGACCGCGGTGTGCAGCACGGTGAGCTGCTCCCACTCCAGCAGTCCTCCGCTGTCGAGGGGCTCGTCGGGCTCGAGAGCGAGCGGCTGGGCCGCCGGGCGCTCGCGGTGCCGCCGCTCGCGGACCCGCCAGGCCTGCCTGCGGGTGATCGTCACGAGCCAGCCCACGAGCCGCTCCTCGTCCCGCAGCGAGTCCTGGGACTCGAGCAGGGTGAGGAACGCCGTCTGGGCGACGTCGACCGCGTCCTCCGGGTCCAGCCCGCTGCGCAGCGCCACGCTGTACACCAGCCCTTGGTAGCGGTCGATGAGGACGTCCCACGACTCCGTGTGGCCGGCCCGGATCCGGTGCAGCAGCTCGGCGTCCGAGGTCAGCGTCCGGCCGTGGTCGCCCGAGGGGTCGGACGGAGTCGCGAGTTCGGTCATCGATCAGGTCCTTCTCAGGCGCGGGAGCACGCGTCGTCAGGTCCACCTTCCCCCCGGGTGCCGCCAGGTCACCACCTGTCTGGACCAGTGGAGCCGCTGGGATCAGACTGCCGTCCCCGCGACACCGTGCGCGCCCCGGACCGGGCTCGCGACGAGCGCGAAGGCGCCCCAGAAGTAGGGGTGCAGCTCGGAGGCGGCGGCCTCGCGCTGAGCCGAGCGCAGGGCCTCGTCCGCGGGCAGGCCCGCAGCG
This Nocardioides dokdonensis FR1436 DNA region includes the following protein-coding sequences:
- a CDS encoding RNA polymerase sigma factor, which codes for MTELATPSDPSGDHGRTLTSDAELLHRIRAGHTESWDVLIDRYQGLVYSVALRSGLDPEDAVDVAQTAFLTLLESQDSLRDEERLVGWLVTITRRQAWRVRERRHRERPAAQPLALEPDEPLDSGGLLEWEQLTVLHTAVEQLGSPCRELIRALYFDARQPTYTQIARTLGRSVGGIGPLRGRCLATLRQTMEEAS